A segment of the uncultured Desulfobulbus sp. genome:
CGGAGCAGGCACGCATCTCCCGGCCAATGGGGGTATTCTTAAAGAATAGGTTCAACCCGAGGACCATGACCGCGCAGGCAAGAATCACCCAGACGACCTGGGGTGAAATATGGACACTACCCAGGGAAAAGGTCGTGATCTCGTTGCCGTAAAAGTAGGGAAGGCTGCGAATGGACTCACCCCAGATATGGAGTGCGGCTTCCCTGAGAAGAATGGAAATACCAATGGTGATGATGATCATCCGCATCACCGAGGGGCTCTGCAGCCAGCGGATAAAGAGGATCTCGATTGCAGCCCCGATGAGCATGGTCAGCGCAACCGCACAGACGATAGCCAGCGGCAAGGGCATGAATTGCAGCAAAGAGATGGAGATCATTCCCCCCAGCATAACAAACTCGCCCTGGGCAAAGTTGATAATGCCGGTGGCATTGTAGATGATATTAAACCCAATGGCGACAACGGCATAGATGGAGCCGTAGGTGATGCCGGCAAAGAGGTATTGAAAAAAAAGGTCCGGACTCATGAACAGTGACTGGGGCGTAAAAGTCTACAGAGTACCTTGAAACATCCAAGACGCTCTAGAGAATGTCCATTCTTTCAGGCATGCTGGAGATGGACACAAGGCCTTAAAAAAGCAGACCGACGGGGAAGAGCCCCGCCGGTCGCCTGTCTTCTCGGTGTTGCTTACTTGCCCTGATAGAGGACAAAGTTACCGTCTTTGACCGTCATCATGGCAAAGGAATCGATGGTCAGTCCGTTATGATCCGCCGGAGAAAAGGAGAACATTCCGCCAACACCGGCAAAATTCTGTAATCCTTCCACCGCATCACGCACCTTGGCGCGGTCATTGCCACCGATCTTGACGGCTTCGACGACCATGTTCATGGCATCATAGGCATAGCCGCCAAAGGCAGAGGCATCTTCTTTGTACTTGGCCTCGTAATCATTTTTGTACTGCACCAGCCGCGCCTTCTGCGGGTTACTTTCGGCAAGCTGATCAACCACCAGAAGCCGACCACAGGGAAAGATGATCCCCTCTGCAGCAGCACCGGCAGCCTGAGCATATTTGATATTGCCAAAACCGTGTGACTGAAACAGGGGAACCTGCCAGCCAGCCTGACGCATATTTTTGGCAATGATAGCCTGGGCCGGCACGACTGACCAGTTAATGACCGCCTGGATAGAGGCATCGGATTTGAGTTTGGCGACCAGGGCGCTTAAATCGGTGGCCTTGCTGTCGTAGGTCTCGGAGACA
Coding sequences within it:
- a CDS encoding branched-chain amino acid ABC transporter permease codes for the protein MSPDLFFQYLFAGITYGSIYAVVAIGFNIIYNATGIINFAQGEFVMLGGMISISLLQFMPLPLAIVCAVALTMLIGAAIEILFIRWLQSPSVMRMIIITIGISILLREAALHIWGESIRSLPYFYGNEITTFSLGSVHISPQVVWVILACAVMVLGLNLFFKNTPIGREMRACSANRTAALLCGINARNMVTLSFMLSAGIGALAGCVMSPITYTQYDSGSALAIKGFTVAILGGLGNSGAAVAAGILLGIIEAFSVSVVPLAFQDAISIAILLVILFVKPHGLFGSSDAARLKDF